The Oryzias melastigma strain HK-1 linkage group LG3, ASM292280v2, whole genome shotgun sequence genome contains a region encoding:
- the calml4a gene encoding calmodulin-like protein 4a, which translates to MAKFLTQAQINEFKECFSLYDKKRNGKIDSKDLITVMRCLGTSPTFSEIDRHLQVHKIDKKGELDFSTFLTMMHRQMQQEDPGTEILEAFRMTDKQNKGTIQASELKAKLTKLGEKLSNAEVDELFREANVRPNGVINYEEFTRMVTLPPVDY; encoded by the exons ATG GCTAAGTTTCTAACACAAGCTCAAATCAACG AGTTCAAGGAGTGCTTCTCCTTGTATGACAAGAAGCGGAACGGAAAAATAGATTCCAAAGATCTGATCACCGTCATGCGCTGCTTGGGGACGAGCCCCACCTTCAGTGAGATAGACAGGCATCTACAAGTTCACAAAATCG ATAAGAAAGGTGAGCTGGACTTCTCCACTTTCCTGACGATGATGCACAGACagatgcagcaggaggatcCCGGGACGGAGATCCTGGAGGCTTTCAGGATGACAGACAAGCAGAACAAAGGAACCATCCAGGCGTCTGAGCTGAAGGCTAAACTCACCAAGCTGGGAGAGAAACTCTCAAATGCAGAAG TGGATGAACTCTTCAGGGAGGCAAACGTCAGGCCGAACGGAGTCATCAACTATGAAGAGTTCACCCGAATGGTGACCCTGCCACCAGTCGATTACtga